The proteins below are encoded in one region of Rhizobium sp. 9140:
- a CDS encoding apolipoprotein A-IV repeat region-like domain-containing protein, producing MATNKSNESIDDKAFQALEDALRIDFDELKSALNETPPEAGRTAPKPQTGATAATSPSRAAPSRAAGSAKPAQPAAAPKPAAPPRAAQPVDDPLAPPRSLAPEPVPAAPGAKSPTFAPANDDSRRTAPAMLRSLEARSARTAMRGAAILSLIWIVAGLGIANLLYGPEIWQIRSLAALAALPGAIVAAIFIVLPVMLFFAFGVMMARAQEMRNAARSMTEVALRLAEPETTASDRIMTVGQAVRREVSAMNEGIERTIARATELETLVHSEVNALERSYSDNELRVRTLVQELGLEREAIVGHAERIRSSITGVHAQLRDDLTNASEDLQMRLATSGEAAASLIETRAAALMEKSQAASQSISTLLSTRTDALVSGLNAAGADITSEFDTRLEALNHTLIKRGQQLLGQFETRASTLDSNTEKLNAALNERARQLNETLIARTRDLNESLVVGQQAITGGLDDILNTLNGALDEKGASFRQNLKTAADDAIMDLDLRSGFFEEKLQGTVGQLATAFDGRFQDFATAFERRAGLLDAKMADSLSRIDQSVAGGSDTLGRLLDDGLEKFQAAIGDQSLSIATTLGASQAMIEESISARTGEMDSVIGQAHERIDTVLAARSGSLMSALTAAQDRIESDFAGRADSIETALGTTQARLAETLDTRTGALMEELGASETRIGALLTERTGVVTSALETTERRLSEAFDSRSERLLGALDAARGNIEQAFAARSDDVATAIGSAEQRLQETLDSRARGLLQGLDAAQDRIEGSLNARADDLASTIATSHQRLDDTLSDRTLELSVMLAASTEALDGALEGNAERIDGIMAARAATITETLSNNATRIETLMSDRAGALDVTLSNAARTIEGAFTGTAERIDDIISERTMTLSGVLASSTAALEGTAEQIDSMLTERTLELSGVLAGTTAGMESLFEGTTEQIDTLLTRGMATLSETLSGATRTIDTTFAGTTGRIDEIMAERTTRLAGVLAGSTAAIEGTSEQIDQILSRGINTLNSTLADATRNLDNTFAGKAERIDEILTERTMTLSGLLASSTAGIESAVEGTAEQIDLVLSRGTTNLTGALSEATRSLDTTFSGTVERIDEILTERTMTLSGVLASSTAGIESAVEGTAEQIDQILSRGTNTLNTTLTDATRNLDNTFTGKAERIDEILTERTMTLSGVLASSTAGIESAVEGTAEKIDLVLSRGTTNLTSALSDATRTLDNTFSGTAERIDEILTERTMTLSGVLASSTAGIESAVEGTAEQIDLVLSRGTTNLTGALSDATRTLDNTFSGTAERIDDILIERTMTLSGVLASSTAGIESAVEGAAEQIGRILSSNTDTLDGKLAAATQTLDRTFDGTAERIADIMAERTMSLSGVLASSTAGIESAVEGTAEQIDRVLSSGTTNLTGALSDATRALDSTFSGTAERIDEILVERTMTLSGVLASSTAGIESAVEGTAEQIDRVLTRGTTTLTGALSDATRALDGTFSGTAERIDEIMIERTMSLSGVLASSTAGIESALEGTSEQIDQVFAQRTSSLSQTLDQATRTLDTTLSGSTRAIDEVLSERTMSLSGVLASSTAGIENVIEGTAEQLDTLLARGTSGLSATLAGATTMLDGTLAGSAERIDAVLAARARELAATSSAIESAVEGNADDVNAVLVRGASNIRSTLSEATRQLDKAVLGTAGHLDEMLATRTSALSDVLTGSTATIENAIDGTTERLDFLLATSASSLGDMLNDATGSIEQRAAILSGSLSSATDRIERALDGTTVRLGSMIDDHARALDETLTGQTAALDNRLAERTDDLSRILVGRASEMGDTLATRVEDIADQLSFRASTIAETMTDRIGEIDRDLTARTVGIAEDMTGRVNAIAGTMTGATGEIAGALSAHAAELAAAIDTRAGAIEQTLSARAASLDQTMSTTEDRLRIVLDTRIDALNTAVADGSTQLSDMLNDQAATIATTIAASAGMLEMTLEERQEALARTIDQSAEALDNRLRDSAARVTVRLGDTTAELARAADGLAERMDTSITGINTRFDETGARIEASLGHLETRIRDSVGSVDTLVNDAGNRIAGTLSERVSELDHASRTAAERISGSLAGRTEEIARISSEAATRIAETLASRTGELDRISSEAASRIESTIERGTGRIEERLGTMDRALNVGLDNVSRTIEGKAAHLVGSLRSAVSDTTQDIDAEAVRSSDTLAKVGGDFAEAMAARQADFQNAIERTAATAAMRSAELARSVGEAADAALIRASETQTRISEQGNALQRNLSEVEKALEARGEAIRTTLDERTRDLNSMLSGRTSELSRLIDEQARPVVETYVAAGRDAADRLTAAARDGAERLRAENDALVTALSARTGEQLGAISQRAEETARAIQMVENRLQSTAEALIERLSTSNAAIAGVVEEATSTFGAMNERLNATGDRFSETAERTSDMLSASTRLLEGKADRLVAISSSTLSQVGSLVGRFEDHSRMLGQASDLLAAAQSNLAGTLEERQEALRTLSVGLVSRSEDIERTMRALEGFVEGSFQRAEDRSNQIAGNLRSGIQASFSDVGRILTDAEERTQTAANAMRDALAHAGQDAEQSVDQLLARTEERSGQVAGTLRDGVQRAISDVDRTLADAETRTRTAGEAMRDAIAAATDTAGASVDRTFARAEDRAGEVAARLRGSVGASLSEIDGLLDETGKRSDAVSEKMREQIRQSVDEAISRFAGATDEIRRSGEEIRRELDMTRAELKRGAFDLPEEAKENAAVMRRAVSEQIKALQELSDIVGRSSSQLEIGEPTPHRGRMATQAAQPAYAPAQPSYAAAPAAVAAAPAGNPYQQPYPAAPTTLLGARAAEAAPARTVVTTEASAMPQRHPAPVSAAPAQPRPAPAAARAPQGMAAQPAPIQTAPVQTARPQPTPPQSVQPQSVQPQSVQPQPTQAPAQAAARPEPEAPQTAAPSAQPQRAARPPQEPGAHQRPAAAAETPLRGSVGIADRSPLRQASAAEDDMREGGSGWMRDLLRGASREDEPQQIAPARLRPEAAPAPTTQVSPTQASPTQASPTQASRSTDSRNPRHVMESLNSLSVDIARAIDHDASVDLWRRYQRGERDVFTRRLYTLKGQQTFDEIQRKYDREAEFRTAVDRYIADFEQLLADVARNDRDRVITQTYLTSDTGKVYTMLAHAAGRFS from the coding sequence ATGGCGACGAACAAGAGCAACGAGTCGATCGACGACAAGGCCTTCCAAGCGCTCGAAGACGCTTTGAGGATCGATTTCGACGAACTGAAGTCCGCGCTTAACGAGACCCCGCCGGAAGCCGGCCGCACGGCGCCGAAGCCCCAGACCGGGGCAACCGCCGCAACGTCCCCCTCTCGTGCAGCCCCGTCCCGTGCAGCAGGGAGCGCGAAGCCTGCCCAGCCGGCTGCCGCGCCGAAGCCGGCAGCCCCGCCCCGCGCCGCCCAGCCTGTCGACGATCCGCTCGCCCCGCCGCGCAGCCTCGCGCCGGAACCGGTTCCGGCAGCCCCGGGCGCGAAATCGCCGACCTTCGCCCCCGCCAACGACGACAGCCGCCGCACCGCACCGGCCATGCTCCGCTCGCTCGAAGCCCGCTCAGCCCGGACCGCGATGCGCGGCGCCGCCATCCTGTCGCTGATCTGGATCGTCGCCGGCCTGGGGATCGCCAACCTGCTCTACGGCCCGGAAATCTGGCAGATCCGTTCGCTGGCAGCGCTTGCCGCCCTTCCCGGCGCCATCGTCGCCGCCATCTTCATCGTCCTCCCCGTCATGCTCTTCTTCGCCTTCGGCGTCATGATGGCGCGCGCGCAGGAAATGCGGAATGCCGCCCGCTCGATGACCGAGGTCGCCCTGCGTCTGGCGGAACCGGAAACCACCGCGTCCGACCGCATCATGACGGTCGGCCAGGCCGTCCGCCGCGAAGTCTCGGCCATGAACGAAGGGATCGAGCGCACGATCGCCCGCGCGACCGAGCTGGAAACCCTCGTCCATTCGGAAGTCAACGCGCTCGAGCGCAGCTACAGCGACAACGAATTGCGGGTCCGCACCCTCGTGCAGGAACTCGGTCTGGAGCGTGAAGCGATCGTCGGCCATGCCGAGCGCATCCGCTCCTCCATCACCGGCGTTCACGCCCAGCTGCGCGACGACCTGACGAATGCCAGCGAAGACCTGCAGATGCGTCTTGCGACCTCGGGCGAGGCCGCGGCCTCGCTGATCGAGACCCGCGCCGCCGCGCTGATGGAGAAGTCGCAGGCCGCATCGCAGTCGATCAGCACGCTGCTCAGCACCCGCACCGATGCGCTCGTCAGCGGTCTGAACGCGGCCGGCGCCGATATCACCAGCGAGTTCGACACCCGTCTGGAAGCCCTGAACCACACACTTATCAAGCGCGGACAGCAGCTTCTCGGACAGTTCGAGACGCGCGCATCCACGCTCGACAGCAACACCGAGAAGCTGAACGCCGCACTGAACGAGCGCGCCCGCCAGCTGAACGAGACGCTGATCGCCCGGACGCGCGACCTGAACGAGAGCCTCGTCGTCGGCCAGCAGGCCATCACCGGCGGCCTCGACGACATCCTCAACACGCTGAACGGCGCGCTGGACGAGAAGGGCGCAAGCTTCCGCCAGAACCTGAAGACTGCGGCCGACGACGCCATCATGGATCTCGACCTGCGCTCCGGCTTCTTCGAGGAGAAGCTGCAGGGCACGGTCGGCCAGCTGGCCACCGCCTTCGACGGCCGCTTTCAGGATTTTGCCACCGCCTTCGAACGCCGCGCCGGCCTGCTGGATGCGAAGATGGCCGACAGCCTCTCGCGCATCGACCAGTCCGTGGCCGGCGGCTCCGACACGCTCGGCCGCCTGCTGGACGACGGGCTCGAAAAATTCCAGGCTGCCATCGGCGATCAGTCGCTGTCCATCGCCACCACGCTCGGCGCTTCGCAGGCGATGATCGAGGAAAGCATTTCCGCGCGCACCGGCGAGATGGACAGCGTGATCGGTCAGGCCCATGAGCGCATCGACACCGTTCTTGCCGCCCGTTCCGGCTCGCTGATGAGCGCCCTCACCGCCGCGCAGGACCGCATCGAGTCCGATTTCGCTGGGCGCGCCGACAGCATCGAGACAGCACTCGGCACCACCCAGGCACGCCTTGCCGAAACGCTCGATACCCGCACCGGCGCCCTCATGGAGGAGCTCGGCGCCTCCGAAACCCGCATCGGAGCTCTGCTCACCGAACGCACCGGCGTCGTCACATCTGCTCTGGAAACGACGGAGCGGCGTCTGTCGGAGGCCTTCGACAGCCGTAGCGAGCGCCTTCTCGGCGCGCTCGACGCGGCCCGGGGCAACATCGAGCAGGCGTTCGCCGCCCGCAGCGACGATGTCGCCACCGCCATCGGCAGCGCCGAGCAGCGGCTGCAGGAAACGCTGGACAGCCGCGCCCGCGGCCTGTTGCAGGGTCTCGATGCCGCACAGGATCGTATCGAGGGTTCGCTGAACGCGCGCGCCGACGACCTGGCGAGCACCATCGCAACCAGCCATCAGCGTCTCGACGACACGCTCTCCGACCGTACGTTGGAACTCTCCGTCATGCTGGCTGCCAGCACCGAAGCGCTCGACGGCGCGCTGGAAGGCAATGCCGAACGGATCGATGGCATCATGGCGGCTCGTGCCGCGACGATCACCGAAACGCTGTCGAACAATGCAACGCGCATCGAAACCCTGATGAGCGACCGCGCCGGCGCGCTGGACGTCACCCTGTCGAATGCCGCCCGCACCATCGAAGGCGCCTTCACCGGCACGGCCGAGCGCATCGACGACATCATCAGCGAACGCACCATGACGCTCTCAGGCGTGCTCGCGAGCTCCACCGCGGCACTCGAAGGCACTGCCGAGCAGATCGACAGCATGCTGACCGAGCGCACGCTCGAACTCTCGGGCGTCCTCGCCGGCACGACAGCCGGCATGGAAAGTCTGTTCGAAGGCACGACGGAACAGATCGACACGCTGCTCACACGCGGTATGGCGACCCTGTCGGAGACGCTGTCGGGCGCAACGCGCACGATCGATACCACTTTCGCCGGCACGACCGGTCGCATCGACGAGATCATGGCGGAGCGCACGACGCGCCTTGCCGGCGTCCTCGCAGGCTCCACGGCCGCCATTGAGGGCACCAGCGAGCAGATCGACCAGATCCTGTCGCGCGGCATAAACACCCTGAACAGCACGCTTGCCGACGCCACGCGCAATCTCGACAACACCTTCGCGGGCAAGGCGGAGCGCATCGACGAGATCCTTACCGAGCGCACCATGACGCTCTCAGGCCTCCTCGCCTCCTCCACCGCCGGCATCGAAAGTGCCGTCGAAGGCACTGCCGAACAGATCGACCTCGTCCTCTCCCGCGGCACGACCAACCTCACCGGCGCCCTGTCGGAAGCGACCCGCTCGCTCGACACCACCTTCTCGGGCACCGTCGAGCGCATCGATGAGATCCTCACCGAGCGCACCATGACGCTCTCCGGCGTGCTGGCCTCCTCGACCGCCGGTATCGAAAGCGCCGTCGAAGGCACCGCAGAGCAGATCGACCAGATCCTGTCGCGCGGCACGAACACCCTCAACACCACACTGACTGACGCAACGCGCAACCTCGACAACACGTTCACGGGCAAGGCGGAGCGCATCGACGAGATCCTCACCGAGCGCACCATGACGCTCTCCGGCGTGCTGGCCTCCTCGACCGCCGGCATCGAAAGCGCCGTCGAAGGTACCGCAGAAAAGATCGACCTCGTCCTATCCCGCGGCACGACCAACCTGACCAGCGCACTTTCGGACGCCACCCGCACGCTGGACAATACCTTCTCGGGCACCGCCGAACGCATCGATGAGATCCTCACCGAGCGCACCATGACGCTCTCGGGTGTGCTCGCTTCCTCCACCGCCGGCATCGAAAGTGCCGTCGAAGGCACTGCCGAACAGATCGACCTTGTTCTCTCCCGCGGCACGACCAACCTCACCGGCGCCCTCTCGGACGCCACCCGCACGCTGGACAACACCTTCTCGGGCACCGCCGAACGTATCGATGACATCCTCATCGAGCGCACGATGACGCTCTCCGGCGTGCTGGCCTCCTCCACCGCCGGGATCGAAAGTGCCGTCGAAGGCGCGGCCGAACAGATCGGCCGGATCCTCTCCTCGAACACGGACACGCTGGACGGCAAGCTCGCCGCGGCGACCCAGACGCTCGACCGGACGTTCGACGGCACAGCCGAGCGTATCGCAGACATCATGGCGGAACGCACCATGTCTCTCTCGGGCGTGCTGGCCTCCTCCACCGCGGGCATCGAGAGCGCCGTTGAGGGTACGGCCGAGCAGATCGACCGCGTTCTCTCCAGCGGCACGACGAACCTCACCGGCGCCTTGTCGGACGCCACCCGCGCGCTGGACAGCACCTTCTCGGGGACAGCCGAGCGCATTGACGAGATCCTCGTCGAGCGTACCATGACGCTCTCCGGCGTTCTCGCCTCCTCCACCGCCGGCATCGAAAGTGCCGTCGAAGGCACCGCCGAACAGATCGATCGCGTCCTTACCCGCGGTACCACCACGCTGACCGGCGCCCTGTCGGACGCGACCCGCGCGCTGGACGGCACTTTCTCTGGTACCGCCGAGCGCATCGACGAGATCATGATCGAGCGCACCATGTCGCTTTCCGGCGTGCTCGCCTCCTCGACCGCCGGCATCGAAAGCGCTCTCGAAGGCACGTCCGAGCAGATCGACCAGGTCTTCGCGCAGCGCACGTCCAGCCTGTCGCAGACGCTCGACCAGGCAACCCGCACGCTCGACACGACCCTTTCCGGTTCGACGCGGGCGATAGACGAGGTTCTGTCGGAGCGGACCATGTCCCTTTCCGGCGTCCTGGCATCGTCCACGGCCGGCATCGAAAACGTCATCGAGGGCACCGCGGAGCAACTCGACACGCTGTTGGCCCGCGGCACCTCCGGCCTGTCGGCGACGCTGGCCGGCGCGACGACGATGCTGGACGGCACGCTCGCCGGCTCTGCCGAGCGCATCGATGCGGTTCTCGCCGCCCGCGCCCGGGAACTCGCCGCCACCAGCTCCGCCATCGAAAGCGCCGTCGAAGGCAATGCCGACGACGTCAATGCGGTGCTCGTCCGCGGTGCCTCGAACATCAGAAGCACGCTTTCGGAAGCAACGCGCCAGCTCGACAAAGCGGTCTTGGGCACAGCCGGCCACCTGGACGAGATGCTTGCCACCCGCACATCGGCTCTGTCCGACGTCCTCACAGGTTCGACCGCGACGATCGAGAACGCCATTGACGGCACCACCGAGCGCCTCGATTTCCTGCTTGCCACCAGCGCGTCCAGCCTCGGCGACATGCTGAACGATGCGACCGGCTCCATCGAGCAGCGCGCAGCCATTCTCTCCGGCTCGCTCTCCAGCGCCACGGACCGCATCGAGCGCGCGCTCGACGGCACCACCGTCCGCCTGGGCAGCATGATCGACGATCACGCCCGTGCGCTCGACGAAACGCTGACCGGTCAGACCGCAGCGCTCGACAACCGTCTCGCCGAACGCACGGACGACCTGTCGCGCATCCTCGTCGGCCGCGCGTCAGAAATGGGCGACACGCTTGCCACACGCGTCGAGGATATCGCCGACCAGCTCTCCTTCCGCGCGAGCACCATCGCCGAGACGATGACCGACCGCATCGGTGAGATCGACCGCGACCTCACGGCCCGCACCGTCGGCATCGCCGAGGACATGACCGGCCGCGTCAATGCCATCGCCGGCACCATGACCGGTGCTACCGGCGAGATCGCCGGCGCCCTCTCCGCCCACGCGGCCGAACTGGCCGCCGCCATCGACACCCGCGCCGGCGCGATCGAGCAGACCCTTTCGGCCCGCGCCGCCAGCCTCGACCAGACGATGTCCACGACGGAAGACCGTCTGCGCATTGTGCTCGACACCCGCATCGACGCCCTGAATACCGCAGTCGCCGATGGGTCCACCCAGCTCTCCGACATGCTGAACGATCAGGCGGCAACCATCGCCACCACGATCGCCGCCAGCGCCGGCATGCTGGAGATGACGCTCGAGGAACGCCAGGAGGCGCTCGCCCGCACGATCGACCAGAGCGCGGAAGCGCTCGACAACCGCCTGCGCGACAGCGCCGCCCGCGTGACCGTCCGCCTCGGCGACACCACGGCCGAACTGGCCCGTGCGGCCGATGGCCTGGCCGAGCGCATGGACACCTCGATCACGGGAATAAACACCCGCTTCGACGAAACCGGTGCCCGCATCGAGGCGAGCCTCGGCCATCTCGAAACACGCATCCGCGACAGCGTCGGCAGTGTCGACACGCTGGTGAATGACGCCGGCAACCGCATCGCGGGCACGCTGTCCGAACGCGTCTCGGAACTCGACCATGCCAGCCGCACCGCCGCCGAGCGCATTTCCGGCAGCCTTGCCGGCCGCACCGAAGAAATCGCCCGTATCAGCAGCGAAGCCGCGACCCGCATCGCCGAAACGCTGGCCTCGCGCACCGGCGAACTCGACCGGATCAGCAGCGAAGCGGCAAGCCGGATCGAATCGACCATCGAGCGTGGCACAGGCCGCATCGAGGAGCGGCTCGGCACCATGGATCGCGCCCTCAATGTCGGCCTCGACAATGTCAGCCGCACGATCGAAGGCAAGGCGGCCCATCTCGTCGGCAGCCTGCGCAGCGCCGTCTCCGACACCACGCAGGATATCGACGCCGAAGCCGTTCGGTCCTCGGACACGCTCGCCAAGGTCGGTGGCGACTTTGCGGAAGCCATGGCCGCTCGCCAGGCCGATTTCCAGAACGCCATCGAGCGCACCGCGGCCACGGCTGCCATGCGCAGCGCGGAACTCGCCCGCAGCGTCGGCGAAGCCGCCGATGCGGCCCTCATCCGCGCTTCCGAAACGCAAACCCGCATCTCCGAACAGGGCAACGCGCTGCAGCGCAACCTCTCCGAGGTCGAAAAGGCACTGGAAGCGCGCGGCGAAGCCATCCGCACCACGCTCGACGAGCGCACCCGCGATCTCAATTCCATGCTGTCCGGCCGCACCAGCGAATTGTCACGCCTCATCGACGAGCAGGCCCGCCCGGTCGTGGAAACCTACGTCGCCGCCGGCCGCGATGCGGCAGATCGCCTGACCGCCGCCGCCCGCGACGGTGCCGAGCGTCTGCGCGCCGAAAACGACGCCCTCGTCACCGCTCTGTCCGCCCGCACCGGCGAACAGCTTGGTGCCATATCGCAGCGCGCCGAGGAAACCGCCCGGGCGATCCAGATGGTCGAGAACCGCCTGCAATCGACAGCGGAAGCGTTGATCGAGCGCCTTTCCACCAGCAACGCCGCCATTGCCGGCGTGGTCGAGGAAGCCACAAGCACCTTCGGCGCCATGAATGAGCGTCTGAATGCCACCGGCGACCGCTTTTCCGAAACCGCCGAGCGGACATCCGACATGCTGTCGGCCTCCACCCGCCTTCTCGAAGGGAAGGCCGACCGGCTGGTCGCGATCTCGTCCAGCACGCTTTCGCAGGTCGGCAGCCTCGTCGGCCGCTTCGAGGATCACTCGCGCATGCTCGGCCAGGCCTCCGATCTGCTGGCGGCCGCACAGTCCAACCTTGCCGGCACGCTCGAAGAGCGCCAGGAAGCCCTGCGCACGCTCTCCGTCGGCCTCGTCAGCCGCTCGGAAGACATCGAACGCACCATGCGGGCGCTAGAGGGCTTCGTGGAAGGCTCGTTCCAGCGCGCCGAAGACCGATCCAACCAGATCGCCGGCAACCTGCGCAGCGGCATCCAGGCCTCCTTCAGTGATGTCGGCCGCATCCTCACCGATGCGGAAGAGCGCACGCAGACGGCGGCAAACGCCATGCGCGATGCGCTGGCCCATGCCGGCCAGGATGCCGAGCAGTCGGTCGATCAGCTCCTGGCCCGCACGGAAGAGCGCTCCGGCCAGGTCGCAGGGACCCTGCGCGACGGCGTCCAGCGCGCCATTTCCGATGTCGATCGCACGCTTGCCGACGCGGAAACCCGCACCCGCACCGCCGGCGAGGCGATGCGTGACGCCATTGCCGCGGCAACCGATACCGCCGGCGCTTCCGTCGATCGCACCTTCGCCCGTGCGGAAGATCGTGCCGGCGAAGTGGCCGCCCGCCTGCGCGGCAGTGTCGGTGCCTCGCTCTCCGAAATCGACGGCCTGCTCGACGAGACGGGCAAGCGGTCCGACGCGGTATCCGAAAAGATGCGCGAGCAGATCCGCCAGTCCGTCGATGAAGCGATCTCCCGCTTTGCCGGCGCCACCGACGAGATCCGCCGCTCCGGCGAGGAGATCCGTCGCGAACTCGACATGACCCGCGCCGAACTGAAGCGCGGTGCCTTCGACCTGCCGGAAGAAGCCAAGGAAAATGCGGCCGTCATGCGCCGCGCCGTGTCCGAGCAGATCAAGGCCCTGCAGGAACTGTCCGACATCGTCGGCCGCTCCTCCAGCCAGCTCGAAATCGGCGAACCGACACCGCATCGCGGCCGCATGGCAACGCAGGCCGCTCAGCCGGCCTATGCCCCGGCCCAGCCCTCTTATGCTGCAGCTCCGGCAGCCGTTGCCGCCGCACCCGCAGGCAATCCGTACCAGCAGCCATACCCGGCGGCCCCCACCACGCTGCTCGGCGCCCGTGCAGCGGAAGCAGCACCGGCCCGAACGGTCGTAACGACCGAGGCTTCGGCCATGCCGCAACGCCACCCGGCGCCGGTCTCGGCTGCCCCGGCACAGCCACGCCCCGCGCCGGCTGCGGCCCGGGCACCGCAGGGAATGGCTGCGCAACCCGCACCGATCCAGACTGCTCCGGTTCAGACGGCCCGTCCTCAGCCGACGCCGCCCCAGTCCGTCCAACCCCAGTCCGTCCAACCCCAGTCCGTCCAGCCCCAGCCGACACAAGCACCTGCCCAGGCGGCCGCACGTCCAGAGCCGGAAGCACCGCAGACCGCCGCACCATCGGCTCAGCCGCAGAGAGCCGCACGGCCGCCACAGGAGCCCGGCGCTCATCAGCGGCCCGCAGCCGCCGCCGAGACCCCGCTGCGCGGCAGCGTCGGCATTGCCGATCGCTCGCCGCTCCGCCAGGCCTCCGCTGCCGAAGACGACATGCGTGAAGGCGGTTCCGGCTGGATGCGCGATCTCCTGCGCGGAGCCTCCCGCGAGGACGAGCCGCAGCAGATCGCGCCGGCCCGTCTGCGGCCCGAGGCGGCACCTGCGCCCACAACACAGGTCTCCCCGACCCAGGCCTCACCGACCCAGGCCTCACCGACACAGGCCTCCCGCAGCACCGACAGTCGCAACCCGCGCCACGTCATGGAATCGCTGAACTCGCTTTCGGTCGATATCGCCCGTGCGATCGATCATGATGCGTCGGTCGATCTCTGGCGCCGCTACCAGCGTGGAGAGCGCGACGTGTTCACGCGCCGCCTCTACACGCTGAAGGGTCAGCAGACCTTCGACGAGATCCAGCGGAAATACGACCGCGAAGCGGAATTCCGCACCGCTGTCGATCGCTACATCGCCGATTTCGAACAGCTGCTGGCGGATGTTGCCCGCAACGACCGAGACCGTGTGATCACCCAGACATATCTGACCTCGGACACGGGCAAGGTCTACACCATGCTCGCCCACGCCGCCGGCCGCTTCAGCTAA
- a CDS encoding cytochrome c1, translating to MKKLITGLFLATSLLAGPVLAQENAPHEGTTATEEHGGGTPHFPIKKPHQEEWSFAGPFGHYDKGQLQRGLKVYTEVCSACHSMNLVAFRTLEDLGYSEAQVKTFAANYEVQDGPNAEGEMYTRKAVASDHFVSPFPNAEAAAAANNGAAPPDFSLIAKARGIERGFPTFIFDMFTQYQEGGPDYIHALLNGYEEPPAGVEIAQGTHYNPYFANAAALAMAKPLTEGQVTYDDGAPQTVEQYSRDVSAFLMWAAEPHLEERKRTGFMVLIFLLIFTGLIYLTKKSVYASKEH from the coding sequence ATGAAAAAGCTGATTACCGGCCTCTTCCTTGCCACCTCTCTTCTTGCCGGCCCCGTGCTGGCGCAGGAGAACGCGCCGCATGAGGGCACCACGGCCACCGAAGAGCATGGCGGGGGAACGCCGCACTTCCCGATCAAGAAGCCGCATCAGGAAGAGTGGTCGTTCGCCGGCCCGTTCGGCCATTACGATAAGGGGCAGCTACAGCGCGGCCTGAAGGTCTACACGGAAGTCTGTTCCGCCTGTCACTCGATGAACCTTGTCGCCTTCCGCACGCTGGAGGACCTCGGTTACTCGGAAGCGCAGGTGAAGACCTTCGCCGCGAACTACGAAGTGCAGGACGGGCCGAATGCCGAGGGTGAGATGTACACCCGCAAGGCTGTGGCGTCGGACCATTTCGTCTCGCCGTTCCCCAATGCCGAAGCCGCCGCTGCGGCTAATAACGGGGCGGCACCGCCGGACTTCTCGCTGATCGCGAAGGCCCGTGGCATCGAACGCGGCTTCCCAACCTTCATCTTCGATATGTTCACGCAGTATCAGGAAGGGGGACCGGACTATATCCACGCGCTGCTGAACGGCTATGAGGAGCCGCCGGCCGGCGTGGAAATCGCTCAAGGCACACACTACAACCCCTACTTCGCCAATGCTGCGGCCCTTGCCATGGCCAAGCCGCTGACAGAGGGCCAGGTGACCTATGACGATGGCGCGCCGCAGACGGTGGAGCAATATTCCCGCGACGTCTCCGCCTTCCTGATGTGGGCGGCAGAACCGCATCTGGAGGAACGCAAGCGCACGGGCTTCATGGTGCTGATCTTCCTGCTGATCTTCACTGGCTTGATCTATCTGACGAAGAAGTCTGTTTACGCCAGCAAAGAGCATTGA